In one window of Candidatus Hydrogenedentota bacterium DNA:
- a CDS encoding HEAT repeat domain-containing protein, producing PLEELYDTQEDPHEIANAVDKPELESELKRLREALDVFLDESSDTGFVPEMDLETWLAGEWPGPPEALPVYELPVDAQLFGRPVKDYLQMLNGTARLQRLRVIKTVGLIPDAAPLLRTALQDYDAGVAHWAAVSLGHLPDSSPEAIQGLLKALERNEISAKLGAARALVLLGRINEAMPALKQAITHENEYVRLSAVETLEIVGAGFPGVRELLEEVMKERESYPRRVAATSLGIQIR from the coding sequence CCGCTCGAGGAACTCTATGATACACAAGAGGATCCACATGAAATCGCGAATGCCGTGGATAAACCTGAACTCGAGTCCGAACTGAAGCGTTTGAGGGAAGCGCTCGACGTCTTCCTTGACGAATCCAGCGATACGGGGTTTGTCCCTGAGATGGACCTCGAAACGTGGCTCGCGGGCGAGTGGCCGGGACCCCCCGAAGCCCTTCCCGTATATGAACTTCCAGTAGACGCCCAACTCTTTGGGAGACCAGTCAAAGACTACCTCCAGATGCTCAACGGGACCGCTCGCTTGCAGCGTCTGCGCGTGATCAAGACCGTAGGCCTCATTCCGGATGCCGCTCCGTTGCTTCGCACAGCCCTGCAAGACTACGACGCCGGCGTGGCCCACTGGGCGGCAGTCTCCCTTGGGCATCTGCCCGACAGTTCTCCAGAAGCCATCCAGGGATTGCTTAAAGCATTGGAGCGAAATGAGATAAGCGCTAAGTTGGGAGCGGCGAGGGCCTTGGTTCTGCTCGGCCGCATTAACGAGGCGATGCCCGCGCTGAAACAGGCAATCACGCACGAGAACGAGTACGTTCGCCTCTCCGCCGTCGAAACCCTCGAAATCGTTGGCGCCGGCTTTCCAGGTGTGCGTGAACTCCTCGAAGAAGTCATGAAGGAAAGAGAGAGCTATCCGCGCCGTGTCGCGGCCACGAGCCTCGGGATTCAGATCCGGTAG